A stretch of DNA from Catenulispora acidiphila DSM 44928:
GTACCCTGGGCGTCCTGCACCATCAGTGGCCAGTCCGCCGTCACGAGTACGGGCTTGCCCTTTGGCCCCTTCTTCGCGAGAGGCGCGGTGGCGAGACGCTCTACGTAGTAGCCCTCCTCAGAGACGTCAACAGACTTGCTTGCCTGTAGCGCTCGAAGGTAGGTGTCTTGATCGTGCTGAGCGGTGGGGTTCGAACCACCGCGGATTCGGGCGGTGCAGTAGACCACTCGGGTTACGGAAGCTCCGGGCCATCCTGATTCACGGGCCACTAGCGAGTCCGACAGCCCTCGGAGGTCAAGCCATCGCCATCCTGGGACGCCTGAGCCGCCCATGATGAACTTCGCGCCGTAGTACAGGTTGAACCCATCGATGTATACGCCAACACGCATAGTTACACCGTAACGCCTCGTACCCGTGGCAATCGTGGGTTCGCCGAGACCCGGCTCTCCTGTGCCATGTCACAGGAATGTCATGAGATGACGATCTTTCGGGGTCGTGTGCAACGCGTGCGGGTCCTGGGGCGTCTATCCAGGTGTACCAGCAAGTTTCGATGTGACAGGGATGAACGGGAGGACTCGTGGCACACCACCTCGGGCAGGGTGTTACCGCGGGCGGGCGGTGGCGGCGGGCTGTGCAGTGGACGGCGGCTGCGGCGGCCGTGGGGCTGCTGGCGGGCGCTTGTGGGGGGTCGTCGGGTGGGAAGAGTTCGGCGGTGGCGCCGGTGGGGGATGGGCAGACTGCGTCGTCCTCTTCGTCCTCGTCCGGGGGTGCTGCTGGCGGGGTTGCCTCGTCGGCGCCGTCCTCCGCCGCGCTGCCGATAGCGCTGTCGGCGAGTCCTGCGGATGGCGCCAAGGGTGTCGATCCCGGCAAGGGCATCCAGATCAATGCCGCGAACGGCAAGCTGGAGGCTGTCACGGCCACTGACGCTTCCGGCAAGGTGGTCAGCGGCGTTTTGGCCTCTGACGGCTCCTCCTGGGCCTCCACGGGGACGCTGGCGATCTCGAGTACCTACACGGTTGTGGCGAAGGCGCAGGACGCCTCGGGGGCGGAGAAGTCGACCACCTCGAAGTTCACCACCCTGACTCCGCAGAAGCGGCTCGGGCTGGACCATTACGTCCCGAACGATGGGACCACGGTCGGGGTCGGGCAGCCGGTGGCGGTCTTCTTCACCAACCCGCCGAACGAGAAGGAGCGCGCGGCCGTCGAGAAGGCGATGACGGTCACCACGACGCCGCACGTGGACGGCGCGTGGAACTGGCGCGGGGCGACCGAGGCGGACTGGCGTCCGGCGAACTACTGGCAGCCGGGGACCAAGGTGCAGGTGCACCTGGGGCTGAACGGGGTGAAGGCCGGCGAGGTCACCTACGGCTCGTTCACCAAGGACTTCTCCTTCACCATCGGCGACTCGGTGGTCAGCACCGTGGACCTGATGAAGGACAAGATGACGGTCACCAAGAACGGCAAGGTCGTGCGCACCATCCCGGTCAGCGCGGGCGAGGTCCCGAAGCACCCGACCTGGAGCGGCAAGATGGTCGTGCTGGAGAAGGACGCGACCCTGCAGATGACCTCCTCCTCGGTGAACTTCACCGACGCCTCGGACTTCTACGACCTGAAGGTCCAGTCCGCGGTGAAGATCACCAACTCCGGCACCTTCCTGCACGCCGCGCCCTGGAACGACGGCAAGTTCGGCCGCGTCAACGGCAGCCACGGCTGCATCGGTATGAGCCTGAGCGACGCCGCGTGGTTCTTCGGCACGGTGCAGATCGGCGACGTGGTGGACGTGCTGCCCTCGGCGAACACCAAGCCGAACGTCACCAACAACCCCGACCCCGGCTTCGACGACTGGAACCTGAGCTGGAGCCAGTGGTTGAAGGGCTCGGCGGCGGGAGTGCAGGGAGCTTAGGCCCGAGCTGCGAGCACGAGCGGTAACCGGTTGGCCACGTCCTGTCAGAGGGCGTGGCTAGCCTTTGGGGTATGACAGTAGCCATGAACGATGAAGCACCGCCTTCTCCACCGGCCGCCGAGCTGGAGGCGTCGCCGGAGCTCTGGTCCGCGTTTGCTCTGGTGGAGTGGGCCGGTCTGCTCGACGGTGTCACTTTTGAGATGTGGAAACACATCCCCGAAGAGGTCTGCCGGGACCACGAGCTCGACAACGGCCGCCTGATCCGCCGCCAGTCGGGCAGCCCCGGCCACCAGTACTTGTCGCTCCAATTGGCGATGGCGCTTCAGACAGCGGCCAAACGAGCGGTTCAGGAGGGCGCTTTTCCCTGCCTGAAAGTGGCTCAGGATCTCGACACCCGGCTGTGGGAGGTCCCGAAGTCGACGGTCCGCAGACCTGACGTCCTGGTCCACCGTTGCCTGGAGGAATCCGACGAGGACTTGTGGGCGACGCATGTCGTGCTCGCCGTCGAGATCGTCTCGCCGACCAGCCGCGCGACCGACACCGGGCAGGACAACCCCGATGCCGGCTTCGAATCGAAGATGACCCAGTACGCCCGGGCCGGGATCAAGCACTACTGGATCGTGCGCCTGAAGGCGGATGACTCGGCTGTCGAGTCGATCGAGGAGTGGCGTCTGGCGGAACGGCTCGGCCGCTACACGCTCGTGGCGGTGTGGTCGGCCGGAGTCAGCCGTGACGCGGTGTCCACCGAGTACCCGTTCGGTATCGAGATCAGCTGGTCCGATCTCGCGTTCTGACCCGCAGACCCGTAGCAGCGCCAACCCGCCAGCCAGCCGCCTACCGCTCCCGGATCAACCGCTCCGAGACCTCGACCCACTTCGCCAGCACCCGCTCCGCCGCGCCCGAATCGATCGCGTCGGCGGCTTTCGCCAGCCCGGCGCCGAGCCGCTGTGCCACCGGTGCGCCGGACGGCTCCAGTGCCGCGAGTGCCGCGGCTGAGGACAGCAGGACCGCGTCGCGCACCGCGCCGCGTTCGCCGGCCAGCAGGCGGCGGGCGACGGTGGCGTTGAACTCCGGGTCGGCGCCGCGCAGGGCGCTGATGGGGGAGTACTCAATGCCTACGTCGCGGGGGTCGAAGACCTCGCGGATCACGGTGCCGCCGGTCGCGGTCCAGACCGTGGTGGTGGTCGCCACCGAGATCTCGTCGAGGCCGTCGTCGCCGCGGAAGACCAGGGACTCCACGCCGCGGCGGGCGAAGACGCCGGCCACGATCGGCGCCATGCGGTCGTCGAAGACGCCGACGGCTGAGGCGCGCGGGCGGGCCGGGTTGGTCAGCGGGCCGAGGAAGTTGAAGAAGGTCGGGATCGCCAGTTCCTTGCGGGGGACACCCGCGTGGCGCAGGGAGGCGTGGAAGACCGGGGCGAAGCAGAAGGTGATGCCCACCTCCTTCGCGACCTGGGCGACCGCCTCGGGCGGCAGATCCAGACGGACTCCGAGGCGCTCCAGGACGTCGGCGGCGCCGGAGGAGGAGGACGAGGCGCGGTTGCCGTGCTTGACCACGGTGGCGCCCGCGCCGGCCGCGACGATGGCGGACATCGTGGAGATGTTCACGGTGTGCGCGCGGTCGCCGCCGGTGCCGACGATGTCCACGGTCGCGCCGGGGACGTCGATGAGCAGGGCGTGGGTGTACATCGAGCGGACGAAGCCCTCGATCTCGTCGACCGCCTCGCCCTTGGCCCGCAGCGCCACCGCGAAGCCCGCGACCTGGCTCGGCGTGGCCTCGCCGGTCATGATGCGGTCCATGGCCCAGGCCGCGTCGTCGACCGAGAGGTCGTCGCGGCGCAGCACCGCCGACAACAGCTCGGGCCAGGTGCGCTGCTCGGTCATCGGCGGGTCGCCTCCGTCTCTACGGAACGCTCAATGCTCAGTGATCAGTCCACAGCACAATGCTCAACAGGGTGAATCTCACGCGGGGGAAGCCGCCCGGGGCCGTCGTCGGCCCAGGGCCTCCTCCTCGCAGCCCACGAGAACCTACGCGGCGACGCGCTTGGCCAGGCGGGCCCGGACCAACTCCGCGACCGAGTCTGCCAGGGCGACCGGGTCGATCGGGTGCGGCGTCCACGCCTCGGCCCGGGACCAGGTGGCCAGCCAGCCGTCCTGCGGGCGCCCGGTGAGCACCAGCACCGGCGGGCACTGGTAGATCTCGTCCTTGAGCTGGCGGCAGACGCCCATGCCGCCGGCCGGGGTCGCCTCCCCGTCCAGGATCAGGATGTCGAAGCCGCCGGCGTCGACGGCGTTGACCACCGCCAGCGGCGTGGCGAACTCGTGGGTCTTGATCGGCGGCAGGTCGGCGGCCACCCGGCGCCCGAGCGCCAGCACGACCTTCTCCCGCGTGGTGGAGTCGTCGCTGTAGATGAGGACCTTGACGGCCTGCTCGCCGGCGGACGCGTGCACCCCTTGTTGTCCTGTGTTAGGAGCGTTCATGTGACGGAGCTTACTCGGCGTGCTTCCTCGGCTTCCAGACGGTCGAGCCTTCGATCTTCCCGCTCGGCCTCGCGCTTGGACTGCTGGGCCCACTGGATGCCCAGCGCCAGGAACACAAAGAATCCCACCAGGTCACCCGAGCCCCACAGGATGCCGCCGGCGGCGTGCTGGTCGGCCAGCGGCGAGGAGCCCCAAGTGCGGCCGAGACTGGTGTAGTACGAAGCCGCGAGCAGATCGTTGTCCTGCATGATCGTCAGCCCGAGGATGGCGTGGAACGGCAGCGTGGCGAAGATCGCCAGCAGCCGGAACGGGTACGCCAGCCGGTTCGGCACCGGGTCCACGCCCAGCAGCGGCCAGAACCACAGCGAGCCGACCAGGATGAAGTGCAGGTGTGTGACCTCATGCAGGTAGGGGTGCTCCAGCGTGGCCTGGTACCAGCCGGTGAAGTACAGGGCGAACGGCGTGGCCACGAACAGCACCCCGGTCACCAGCGGGAAGGACATCACCCGAGCGAACCGCGAGTGCAGCAGCCGCACCAGGCGCTTGCGCCAGCGCACCGGCAGCGTCCGCAGCGCCAGCGTCACCGGGGCGCCCAGACACAGGAACACCGGGGTCACCATGGACAGGACCATGTGCTGGATCATGTGGACGCTGATCAGCGTGTCGTCGTAGGTCCCCAGGCTGGACATGGTCGCGACGACCATCGTCCCGAGTCCGCCGCCGACGAACGCCACGGTCCGCCCGATCGGCCACTTGTCACCCCGACGGGTGAGAGTGGACACCCCATAGAGGTACAGCCCGCCGACCGCGACGATGACGGCCGCCAGCCACGGATCCACCGTCCAAGCGGTGAGGATCCGGGTGACGGTCAGGGCCGGCGGGACGTCGTCGCCGCCGGCGAGGAACAGGTCGGGGGAGAGGTGACTCACCCGTCCAGCGTAGGACTGCGTTCTCGGATGGTTGTACGCAGGTCCGACATGTCCGCTCAGCCCCGCGTGGAACCGTCGCGCATCCCGCAGTCCCAGGACACTGAGCGTGTCCGGAGCTTTGGCGGGAACCGCTCGATCCGGGCCTTCGTTAACTCGATCGGCCCCATACACACAGGACACTGGTTCCTTAACACCCACCCCCGGCGCGGAGCCGCCATGGGGTGACGACATAATGGCGGCCGTGGCGACAGCAACTGCAACTACTCAAGCGGGGCAGGCCCACCGCCTGCCCAACCGGCCGAACCTGGTCAGCGTCGGAACGATCGTCTGGCTGAGCTCGGAACTGATGTTCTTCGCGGCGCTGTTCGCGATGTACTTCACGATCCGCTCAGTGCACGGGTCGCAGTACTTCGTGCAGCAGGCCAAGCACCTCAACATGTGGCTCGCCGGACCGAACACCACCATCCTGGTGCTGTCCTCGGTCACCTGCCAGATGGGTGTGTTCGCGGCCGAGCGTGGGGACGTGCGGAGGCTGCGCTTCTGGTTCATGATCACGTTCGTCATGGGCTCGATCTTCGTCGCCGGCCAGGTCTGGGAGTACTCGGCCCTGGTGAAGGAGAACCTCTCCATCGGCGCGAACGCCTGGACGTCCGTGTTCTACCTCACCACCGGGTTCCACGGTATGCACGTCACCGGCGGTCTGCTCGCGTTCCTGCTGGTGCTGGGCCGGACCTACCTGGCCAAACGATTCACCCATGATCAGGCCACCTCCGCGATCGTCGTGTCCTACTACTGGCACTTCGTCGACGTGGTGTGGCTCGGCCTGTTCTTCGTCATCTACATCATGAAGTAGTCCGGACCAGTGGAATCGGTAAGGAATCCTCTGTCGTGAACACGCTTTCGGCACGACGGCGCCATCCGCTGGCCGCGTTCGTCGTCCTCTTCTTCGCGCTGGCCTTCATCGGCGCGGCCTACGCCACCCTGGGCTCTTCCACGGCGAACGCATCGGCCGCTTCCGGTGTCACGCAGGACCAGCTCACCGCAGGCCAGAAACTCTTCCAGTCCTCGTGCTCGTCCTGCCACAACATGAACGGCCAGGGCGTGCAGGGCTCGGGTCCCTCGCTGATCGGAGTCGGTGCCGCCGCCGTCGACTTCCAGGTCGGCACCGGACGCATGCCCGCGATGCAGATCGGACCGCAGGTCCCCAGCAAGCCGCCGATCTTCTCCCCGGAGCAGATCGCCGACATGGCCGCCTACATCGGCTCCCTCGGCGCCGGTCCGGACATCCCGGACCCCTCGCTGTACAACGCCGACCCGAACAACGCCGCGAGCGTCTCCAACGGCGGAGTGCTGTTCCGGACGAACTGCTCGCAGTGCCACAACGTGGCCGGCGCCGGCGGTGCCCTGACCGACGGCAAGTACGCGCCGTCGCTGCGGGACACCTCGCCCAAGCACCTGTACGAGGCCATGCTCACCGGCCCGCAGAACATGCCGGTCTTCAACGACAACGTGATGTCCCCGCAGGACAAGAAGGACATCATCGCCTACCTCCTGCAGACCCGCACCGGTGCCAACCCCGGCGGTCTGGACCTGGGCTCCATCGGCCCGGTCTCGGAAGGGCTGTTCGTCTGGACGATCGTGCTGGGCCTGCTGATCGTGTTCGCCTGCTGGATCGGCGCGCACACCACCAAGGCCTCCCGCGCCCGCGTCGCCCACTTCGAGGCGACCACGGGGAAGGACGCCACCGACAATGACTGATCGGGACATGGAAACGGACCACCTGCCTGAGAACACCGGTGGGGCGGGCCACGGCACCCTGACCAAGGAAGCCGTGGCGGAGAACCCCTTCCAGGACCCCGGCCTGCCGGCTTACCGGCCCCGGGTCACCGACATCGACGCCCGGGCCGCCAAGCGCGCCGAGCGCCAGGTCGCGCTGCTGTTCCTGATCGCGATCGTGGGCCTGATCGGCTCGATGGTCTGCTACACCTTCATCCCCAACACCCGGGTGCACCGGTTCACGGGCCTGGGCACCGTGAACATGAACAACCTGGCGCTGGGCCTGTGCCTGGGCTTCGCGTTCCTGGCTCTCGGGGGCGGGGCCATCCACTGGGCCCGGACCCTGATGACCGACGTGGACCTGGTCCAGGAGCGGCACCCGATGAAGTCGGACCCCGAGTCCACCGCGTTCGCGGTCTCGGAGTTCAAGCAGGGTGTCGCCGACTCCGGCTTCACCAAGTACCCGCTGATCCGCCGCTCGCTGCTCACCGCCATGCTGGTGCTGCCGCTGCCGGCGGTGTGGCTGCTGCGCGACCTGGGTCCGATGCCGAAGGACAGCCTGCGGCACACGCTGTGGGCGCCGGGGCAGAAGCTGGTGAACCCGAACACCGGGCAGCCGCTGAAGGTCTCGGACGTCACGGTCGGCACGCTGGCCCTGGCCAACCCGGCCGCCCTGGCCGACGACCCGGAGAACCGGATCGACAACCTGGCCAAGGCCGCGGTGCTGGTCGTCCGGCTGCCGCAGGACGCCCTGAAGGGCTCCGACGCGCAGAAGAAGAAGCAGTGGGACTGGTCGGTGGACGGCGTCATGGCGTTCTCCAAGATCTGCACCCACGTCGGCTGCCCGGTGGCGCTGTACGAACAGCAGACGCACCACATGCTGTGCCCGTGCCACCAGTCGACCTTCGACCTGTCCGACGACGGCAAGGTCATCTTCGGCCCGGCCGCGCGGTCGCTGCCGCAGCTGCACATCACAGCCGACGCCGACGGCAACCTGGTCGCCGTGAGCGACTTCCAGGAGCCGGTCGGCCCGAGCTTCTGGGAGCGCGGATGAGTACCACGAACGCCCCGGCTACCGGGGCAGCGGCCGAGGACGTCAAGACCGACCCGGTCACCAACTGGGCGGACGAGCGGCTCGGGCTCCTGCGAGGTTCGAAGGGCCTGATCCGGAAGGTCTTCCCGGACCACTGGAGCTTCCTGCTCGGCGAGATCGCGCTGTTCTCGTTCATCCTGATCCTGCTCTCCGGCGTGTTCCTGACGCTGTGGTTCAACCCGAGCATGGGCGAGGTCCAGTACAACGGGTCCTACCGCCCGCTCGACGGCGTCTCGATGTCCGAGGCCTTCGCCTCGACGCTGAAGATCAGCTTCGACGTGCGCGCCGGACTGCTGATGCGCCAGGTGCACCACTGGGCGGCCCTGATCTTCCTGATGGCGATCATGGTCCACATGCTGCGCATCTTCTTCACCGGTGCGTTCCGCAAGCCCCGCGAGATCAACTGGCTCATCGGCTTCACGCTGATGGTGCTGGGCCTGCTCGAGGGCTTCGCGGGCTACTCGCTGCCGGACGACCTGCTGTCCGGTACGGGTCTGCGCATCGCCTCCGGCGTCATCCTGTCGATCCCGATCGTCGGGACGTACGTCTCCTACTTCCTGTTCGGCGGCGACTTCCCCGGGCACGACTTCATCCCGCGCCTGTTCACCATCCACGTGCTCCTGATCCCGGCGCTGATCGTCGGCCTGGTGACGGCGCACCTGATCCTGGTGTTCGTCCAGAAGCACACCCAGTGGGCCGGACCGGGCAAGACCAACGAGAACGTGGTCGGCCTGCCGCTGCTGCCGGTGTACACCGCCAAGGCCGGCGGGTTCATGTTCGTGATCTTCGGCGTGGTCTTCCTGCTGGCGGGCCTGGTCCAGATCAACCCGATCTGGGCCTACGGTCCCTACACACCAGACCAGATCAGCGCGGGTTCCCAACCAGACTGGTATATCGGCTTCCTCGAAGGCTCCCTTCGCATGATGCCGAACTGGGAGTGGAACATCTGGGGCCACACGCTGTCCTTCAACGTGCTGATCCCCTCGCTGGTCGTCCCGGGCATCCTGTTCACCGCCCTGGCCGTCTGGCCCTTCCTCGAGCAGTGGATCACCGGCGACAAGCGCGAGCACCACCTGCTGGACCGCCCCCGCAACCGCCCGACCCGCACCGGACTCGGCGTCGCCGGCATCACGTTCTACGGCGTCCTGTGGCTCGCCGGAGGCAACGACCTGATCGCGACCCACTTCCACCTCTCAGTGGAGGCACTGACCTGGACCTTCCGCGTCCTGGTCTTCCTGGGCCCGGTCATCGCCTTCTGGTGCACCAAGCGCATCGCCCTGGGCCTCCAGCGCCGCGACAAGGACAAGGTCCTCCACGGCCGCGAGACCGGCATCATCAAGGTCTCGCTGGACGGAGAGTTCACCGAAGTCCACGAACCCCTGTCAGCCGGCGAACGCTTCCGCCTGACAGCGCACGAAGTCCAAAAGCCCCTCGAACTCGGCCCCGCCACGGACGAGAACGGCGTGGAGCGCCCGGGCAACCGAGCCCTCAAGCTGCGCGCCAAGGCCTCCCAGGCCATGTTCTCCGACCACGTCGAGACCACGGTCGAGGAGTACAAGGAGCTCGAAGCCGGACACGGTCACCACTAGGGCTGTGTTCGCTGACGCAGTCAGCTGTCGCACATCGCAGGGGTCTCGCCTTCGGGCGGGGCCCTTGTGGTTTTGGGGGGCGGTGCGCGGGGGGCTGGGTTGGAGGCGGGCTGAGGCAGATGGCGGCAGGCAGGGCGCTGGCTGGCGGGGCAGCGCCGAGCCGGATGGTGCGCAGGGCCACGCTGGGTCGGATCAGAGGCAGAGCTGGAGCTGCTGCAGATAGCAGGCAGGGTGCTGGCATGGCTGAGGCGAGCTGGATGGCGCTCAGGGCCAGGCCGGGCTGGATTAGAAGCAGGCAGGATGCGGGCGCAGGGCTGAGGCGAGCTGGTGGGCGCTGGGCTGGGCCGGAGGCTGGGACCGGGTAGTTGGCAGAGGGCTGCCAGGGCTGATTCGAGTGGCGCGAGGCTGGCTGGAGGCCGAGCTTGCGGGGCTGAGGCGAGCTGGATGGCGCTCGGGGTTGGGGCCGTTCGGAGGTCGGACTGGCTGGTAGCTGGGCAGATGGCAGGCAGGGTGCTGTCAGGAGTGTCGCGTGAGCCGGAGTCGAGCTCAGGCTTGATGGCTCAGTAGGAAACCGAAAGGGGACCGCGCCAGGCGCGGTCCCCTTTTAGTACTGCTCAGCGATTACCAGCGGCGGTCGCGCGGCGGGCGGGTGTCGCGCTGCTCGGTGCCGTTGCTGTAGCCGCCGCGGGGGCGGCCGAAGGCGGTGCGCTCGCCGAAGGTGCGGCGCTCGGCGTCGGGGGTGTCGCGGCGCTGGCTGCCGTAGCTGCCGGTGCCGCGGTTGGGGGTGCTGTTGCGGTCGCCGTAGGGGCGGCGCTCGCCTCCGCCACGGTTGTCGCGGTCCCCGAACGAGCGGCGCTCGCCGCCGCCGTTGAAGCCGCCGGTGCGGCCCTCGGTGCCGCCGCGCTTGTCGCGGTCGCCGAAGGAGCGGCGCTCGTCGCTGAAGCCGCCGCGCTTGTCGCGGTCGAAGCCGCCGCCGCGGTTGTCACGGTCGCCGAACGAACGGCGCTCGCCACCGTTGAAGCCGCCGCCACGGTTGTCGCGGTCGCCGAAGGAACGGCGCTCGCCGCCTCCCCGGTTGTCGCGGTCCCCGAAGGAGCGGCGCTCGCCGCCGTTGAAGCCGCCGGTGCGGCCCTCGGAGCCGCCGCGCTTGTCGCGGTCGAAGCCGCCGCCGCGGTTGTCGCGGTCGCCGAACGAGCGGCGCTCGCCACCGCCACGGTTGTCACGGTCGAAGCTGCGGGCACCGTCGCGGTCGCCGTACGAGCGGCGCTCGCCGCCGCCGAAGCCGCCGCCGCGGTTGTCCGAACCGCCGCGGTTGTCGCGGTCGAAGGTGCGGCCGGAGCCGTTGCGGTCGAACGAGCGGCCCTCGCCGCCACGGCTGTCCGAGCCGCCGCGCGAGTCCCGGCCGTTGAAGCCGCCGCCGCGGTTGTCGCGGTCGCCGAACGAGCGGCGCTCGCCGCCGTAGCCCGAGCCCGAGCCCGAGCCGGAGCGGGACCCCGAGCCGAAGCCCGAACGCTCGCCGCCGCCGGAAGCCGACCCGGAACCGGAAGCAGAGCCCGAACGCTCG
This window harbors:
- a CDS encoding Uma2 family endonuclease is translated as MNDEAPPSPPAAELEASPELWSAFALVEWAGLLDGVTFEMWKHIPEEVCRDHELDNGRLIRRQSGSPGHQYLSLQLAMALQTAAKRAVQEGAFPCLKVAQDLDTRLWEVPKSTVRRPDVLVHRCLEESDEDLWATHVVLAVEIVSPTSRATDTGQDNPDAGFESKMTQYARAGIKHYWIVRLKADDSAVESIEEWRLAERLGRYTLVAVWSAGVSRDAVSTEYPFGIEISWSDLAF
- a CDS encoding DNA-binding transcriptional response regulator, giving the protein MNAPNTGQQGVHASAGEQAVKVLIYSDDSTTREKVVLALGRRVAADLPPIKTHEFATPLAVVNAVDAGGFDILILDGEATPAGGMGVCRQLKDEIYQCPPVLVLTGRPQDGWLATWSRAEAWTPHPIDPVALADSVAELVRARLAKRVAA
- the qcrC gene encoding cytochrome bc1 complex diheme cytochrome c subunit, translating into MNTLSARRRHPLAAFVVLFFALAFIGAAYATLGSSTANASAASGVTQDQLTAGQKLFQSSCSSCHNMNGQGVQGSGPSLIGVGAAAVDFQVGTGRMPAMQIGPQVPSKPPIFSPEQIADMAAYIGSLGAGPDIPDPSLYNADPNNAASVSNGGVLFRTNCSQCHNVAGAGGALTDGKYAPSLRDTSPKHLYEAMLTGPQNMPVFNDNVMSPQDKKDIIAYLLQTRTGANPGGLDLGSIGPVSEGLFVWTIVLGLLIVFACWIGAHTTKASRARVAHFEATTGKDATDND
- a CDS encoding L,D-transpeptidase, with the translated sequence MAHHLGQGVTAGGRWRRAVQWTAAAAAVGLLAGACGGSSGGKSSAVAPVGDGQTASSSSSSSGGAAGGVASSAPSSAALPIALSASPADGAKGVDPGKGIQINAANGKLEAVTATDASGKVVSGVLASDGSSWASTGTLAISSTYTVVAKAQDASGAEKSTTSKFTTLTPQKRLGLDHYVPNDGTTVGVGQPVAVFFTNPPNEKERAAVEKAMTVTTTPHVDGAWNWRGATEADWRPANYWQPGTKVQVHLGLNGVKAGEVTYGSFTKDFSFTIGDSVVSTVDLMKDKMTVTKNGKVVRTIPVSAGEVPKHPTWSGKMVVLEKDATLQMTSSSVNFTDASDFYDLKVQSAVKITNSGTFLHAAPWNDGKFGRVNGSHGCIGMSLSDAAWFFGTVQIGDVVDVLPSANTKPNVTNNPDPGFDDWNLSWSQWLKGSAAGVQGA
- the qcrB gene encoding cytochrome bc1 complex cytochrome b subunit, translating into MSTTNAPATGAAAEDVKTDPVTNWADERLGLLRGSKGLIRKVFPDHWSFLLGEIALFSFILILLSGVFLTLWFNPSMGEVQYNGSYRPLDGVSMSEAFASTLKISFDVRAGLLMRQVHHWAALIFLMAIMVHMLRIFFTGAFRKPREINWLIGFTLMVLGLLEGFAGYSLPDDLLSGTGLRIASGVILSIPIVGTYVSYFLFGGDFPGHDFIPRLFTIHVLLIPALIVGLVTAHLILVFVQKHTQWAGPGKTNENVVGLPLLPVYTAKAGGFMFVIFGVVFLLAGLVQINPIWAYGPYTPDQISAGSQPDWYIGFLEGSLRMMPNWEWNIWGHTLSFNVLIPSLVVPGILFTALAVWPFLEQWITGDKREHHLLDRPRNRPTRTGLGVAGITFYGVLWLAGGNDLIATHFHLSVEALTWTFRVLVFLGPVIAFWCTKRIALGLQRRDKDKVLHGRETGIIKVSLDGEFTEVHEPLSAGERFRLTAHEVQKPLELGPATDENGVERPGNRALKLRAKASQAMFSDHVETTVEEYKELEAGHGHH
- the ctaE gene encoding aa3-type cytochrome oxidase subunit III, which codes for MAAVATATATTQAGQAHRLPNRPNLVSVGTIVWLSSELMFFAALFAMYFTIRSVHGSQYFVQQAKHLNMWLAGPNTTILVLSSVTCQMGVFAAERGDVRRLRFWFMITFVMGSIFVAGQVWEYSALVKENLSIGANAWTSVFYLTTGFHGMHVTGGLLAFLLVLGRTYLAKRFTHDQATSAIVVSYYWHFVDVVWLGLFFVIYIMK
- a CDS encoding NYN domain-containing protein, whose product is MRVGVYIDGFNLYYGAKFIMGGSGVPGWRWLDLRGLSDSLVARESGWPGASVTRVVYCTARIRGGSNPTAQHDQDTYLRALQASKSVDVSEEGYYVERLATAPLAKKGPKGKPVLVTADWPLMVQDAQGTAVAGARFIAQVARREEKGSDVNVASHLLIDVYEGRIDAAVVISNDSDLAYPVRMMRQKVPLGLVNPTKNYNAGALNGNPSDGVGGHWWYQLTAADLTSSQLTSLVGKITKPVGW
- a CDS encoding cytochrome c oxidase assembly protein, translated to MSHLSPDLFLAGGDDVPPALTVTRILTAWTVDPWLAAVIVAVGGLYLYGVSTLTRRGDKWPIGRTVAFVGGGLGTMVVATMSSLGTYDDTLISVHMIQHMVLSMVTPVFLCLGAPVTLALRTLPVRWRKRLVRLLHSRFARVMSFPLVTGVLFVATPFALYFTGWYQATLEHPYLHEVTHLHFILVGSLWFWPLLGVDPVPNRLAYPFRLLAIFATLPFHAILGLTIMQDNDLLAASYYTSLGRTWGSSPLADQHAAGGILWGSGDLVGFFVFLALGIQWAQQSKREAEREDRRLDRLEAEEARRVSSVT
- the trpD gene encoding anthranilate phosphoribosyltransferase, whose translation is MTEQRTWPELLSAVLRRDDLSVDDAAWAMDRIMTGEATPSQVAGFAVALRAKGEAVDEIEGFVRSMYTHALLIDVPGATVDIVGTGGDRAHTVNISTMSAIVAAGAGATVVKHGNRASSSSSGAADVLERLGVRLDLPPEAVAQVAKEVGITFCFAPVFHASLRHAGVPRKELAIPTFFNFLGPLTNPARPRASAVGVFDDRMAPIVAGVFARRGVESLVFRGDDGLDEISVATTTTVWTATGGTVIREVFDPRDVGIEYSPISALRGADPEFNATVARRLLAGERGAVRDAVLLSSAAALAALEPSGAPVAQRLGAGLAKAADAIDSGAAERVLAKWVEVSERLIRER
- the qcrA gene encoding cytochrome bc1 complex Rieske iron-sulfur subunit, with product MTDRDMETDHLPENTGGAGHGTLTKEAVAENPFQDPGLPAYRPRVTDIDARAAKRAERQVALLFLIAIVGLIGSMVCYTFIPNTRVHRFTGLGTVNMNNLALGLCLGFAFLALGGGAIHWARTLMTDVDLVQERHPMKSDPESTAFAVSEFKQGVADSGFTKYPLIRRSLLTAMLVLPLPAVWLLRDLGPMPKDSLRHTLWAPGQKLVNPNTGQPLKVSDVTVGTLALANPAALADDPENRIDNLAKAAVLVVRLPQDALKGSDAQKKKQWDWSVDGVMAFSKICTHVGCPVALYEQQTHHMLCPCHQSTFDLSDDGKVIFGPAARSLPQLHITADADGNLVAVSDFQEPVGPSFWERG